A region of Pelagicoccus sp. SDUM812003 DNA encodes the following proteins:
- a CDS encoding 7-carboxy-7-deazaguanine synthase QueE translates to MATSGANLPIHECFHSWQGEGAHLGRSAFFIRLFGCPVHCPWCDSAGTWHPDYIPKNVARVGAEELAQQAKASGAEFVVVTGGEPTIHDLTALCEALAEAGLPRHLETSGSFEIRGAFDWITLSPKWQKLPLEVNLAAASELKLIVENEASIEKWIQQLGPHLDAQRPVWLHPEWSQRDNPAVLESITRCVKERAAPFRAGVQAHKYYRADLLDPNARESAPLGGDEAKGY, encoded by the coding sequence GGAGCGAATCTTCCGATCCACGAATGCTTCCACTCCTGGCAAGGAGAGGGAGCTCACCTCGGACGCTCGGCGTTTTTCATCCGATTGTTCGGCTGCCCAGTGCATTGTCCCTGGTGCGATTCCGCAGGGACCTGGCATCCCGACTACATTCCGAAAAACGTAGCTCGCGTCGGGGCCGAGGAGCTCGCTCAACAGGCCAAGGCCAGCGGTGCCGAGTTCGTGGTGGTGACCGGCGGCGAGCCGACGATTCACGATTTGACGGCGCTGTGCGAAGCCTTGGCGGAGGCAGGGTTGCCGCGCCACTTGGAGACCAGCGGAAGCTTCGAGATTCGCGGCGCCTTCGATTGGATCACCCTCAGCCCCAAATGGCAAAAGCTGCCGCTGGAGGTGAATCTCGCCGCGGCTTCCGAATTGAAGCTCATCGTGGAAAACGAAGCCTCTATCGAAAAGTGGATACAGCAGCTCGGTCCTCACCTCGATGCTCAGCGCCCCGTGTGGCTGCATCCCGAATGGTCGCAACGGGACAACCCCGCGGTGCTGGAATCGATCACTCGCTGCGTCAAGGAGCGAGCGGCTCCGTTTCGCGCGGGCGTGCAGGCCCACAAGTACTATCGAGCGGACTTGCTTGATCCCAACGCTCGCGAATCGGCCCCATTGGGAGGCGACGAGGCCAAGGGCTACTAA
- a CDS encoding fimbria/pilus outer membrane usher protein, with product MSRRPIVRAIATIALALALGITSEGASLEEDDNALSFPFEIEINGKSHGEVVARTTATLDIVELQGSDLRELVVDFVSLDFLPLIESLPDDFTSLETLRELGLEIHLDLERLVIALQIQERTKNADTGPRSIQLGYQRQINYDGHEPQARFSGYANLRFRSQRSQRDGLDGELEHSLGIDHVLNLSGYALEGESLWNEQDGFSLRDLRLVRDFPNKLLRLSVGDISTPINDLQRGFQLVGASLSKEFGIQPYRTFTPTSSASFRLEESATVNVKVNGRLARTLQLDAGDYSIEEFKLAAGPNTMELEIQTDSGLHDSLNVSEFGALHLLDSGVSTYSLSMGFPRASESTPDATRLTSVDWFERYIEKEPLLSGYYKKGLSNQFTGTIDFQGSADWNRLGVGVYTASERFGSLNLSLSHNRVSQSKGAISSRLTWNRDLFGYGISLSSLYSGIGYSQFQSDQQASERDLRSTHSLTISKLFREKLNASISYLQQTRHDGSRRQTTTARIGRRFGPVYASLSLRSNRDDRSDEHGGFLSLTWNPARKWRARSLARYSNVETGNSLSTSLDYSNRRANSYLNARINAEKSESGFDYDGSITFENERFSAAFAHTEVYDTIDGFANQGRSSSLTIRSAVAFADGSIGFTRNIRDSFAIVDKHAAWGDETLGINPSVNGFEHYNKSRLFSPVLPNLRAYREDVATIQTVDSDLFLERNDYYFFPGYRRGVRLELGDDAIYSLRSTLTYSDGEPVKYKAILFVREDGESFSTFTNAVGRFLMSGLTTGRYRIQAPNTDETAIVEIHEGETLSFVPSIALQ from the coding sequence GTGAGCAGGCGGCCAATAGTCCGAGCTATCGCGACGATCGCTCTGGCTTTGGCTCTCGGCATCACTAGCGAAGGGGCTTCTCTGGAAGAGGACGACAACGCCCTCTCCTTCCCGTTCGAAATCGAGATAAACGGGAAAAGCCACGGCGAAGTCGTTGCCCGAACCACCGCCACTCTAGACATCGTCGAACTGCAGGGAAGCGACCTTCGCGAGCTCGTGGTCGACTTCGTCTCCCTCGACTTCCTGCCTCTCATCGAATCGTTGCCAGACGATTTCACCTCCCTTGAAACGCTTAGAGAGCTCGGACTCGAAATCCATCTCGATCTCGAGCGACTTGTCATTGCTCTTCAAATACAGGAAAGAACGAAAAACGCAGACACCGGTCCTCGCAGCATACAGCTCGGCTACCAACGCCAGATCAACTACGATGGTCACGAGCCCCAGGCGCGCTTCAGCGGCTACGCCAACTTGCGCTTCAGATCGCAACGCTCGCAGAGGGACGGACTCGATGGCGAGCTCGAACACTCGCTGGGCATCGACCACGTGCTCAACCTGAGCGGCTACGCCCTCGAAGGGGAAAGCCTATGGAACGAGCAGGACGGGTTCTCACTGCGCGACCTGCGTCTGGTGCGCGATTTCCCAAACAAGCTGCTTCGCCTGAGCGTGGGAGATATCTCCACGCCCATCAACGACCTGCAGCGCGGCTTCCAGCTCGTCGGGGCAAGCCTATCGAAGGAGTTCGGCATTCAGCCCTATCGCACCTTCACTCCGACGAGCTCAGCGAGCTTTCGCCTCGAAGAAAGCGCCACTGTGAACGTGAAGGTAAATGGCAGGCTGGCTCGCACGCTGCAGCTGGATGCTGGCGACTACAGCATCGAGGAGTTCAAACTCGCTGCGGGGCCCAATACCATGGAACTGGAGATCCAAACCGACTCAGGGCTCCACGATTCGCTGAACGTGAGCGAGTTCGGAGCGCTGCATCTGCTCGATTCCGGCGTATCCACCTATTCACTATCCATGGGCTTTCCTAGGGCTTCGGAATCCACGCCTGACGCGACACGACTCACAAGTGTCGACTGGTTCGAACGCTACATCGAAAAGGAGCCTCTCCTGAGCGGCTACTACAAGAAGGGGTTGAGCAACCAGTTCACCGGAACTATCGATTTTCAGGGTTCCGCCGACTGGAACCGTCTCGGCGTCGGGGTCTACACCGCCAGCGAACGGTTCGGATCACTCAACCTGAGTCTGAGCCATAATCGCGTTTCTCAATCGAAAGGGGCGATCTCCTCGCGGCTTACCTGGAATCGTGACCTGTTTGGATACGGCATATCGCTTTCCTCTTTGTATTCAGGCATAGGATACTCTCAGTTTCAGAGCGACCAGCAAGCGAGCGAGCGGGACCTTCGCAGCACACACTCCCTGACGATTTCAAAGCTCTTTCGGGAAAAGCTGAACGCCTCGATCAGCTACCTGCAGCAAACGCGTCACGACGGATCGCGTCGTCAGACCACTACCGCTCGCATCGGCAGGCGATTCGGTCCGGTCTACGCTTCGCTGTCTCTTCGCTCCAATCGGGACGACCGCAGCGACGAGCACGGAGGCTTTCTCTCCCTGACCTGGAATCCAGCTCGAAAATGGCGGGCGCGGAGCCTGGCTCGGTATTCGAATGTGGAGACCGGAAATTCGCTTTCCACCTCGCTGGACTACTCGAACCGCCGAGCGAACAGCTACCTCAACGCTAGAATCAACGCCGAAAAAAGCGAAAGTGGCTTTGACTACGACGGGAGCATTACCTTCGAAAACGAGCGCTTCTCCGCAGCCTTCGCCCATACCGAAGTGTACGATACCATCGACGGTTTCGCGAACCAAGGCCGCTCCAGCTCGCTCACCATCCGCTCCGCAGTGGCGTTCGCGGATGGATCGATCGGATTCACTCGCAACATACGCGACAGTTTCGCGATCGTCGACAAGCACGCGGCATGGGGAGACGAGACGCTCGGCATCAATCCCAGCGTGAACGGCTTCGAACACTACAACAAAAGCCGTCTTTTCAGTCCTGTTCTCCCAAACCTGCGCGCCTACCGCGAAGACGTGGCCACCATCCAGACAGTAGACAGCGATCTTTTTCTCGAACGAAACGACTACTACTTCTTTCCCGGCTACCGGCGCGGCGTACGACTGGAATTGGGGGACGATGCGATCTACTCCCTGCGCAGCACCCTCACCTACAGCGATGGCGAACCGGTGAAATACAAAGCGATCCTTTTCGTACGCGAGGACGGAGAAAGCTTCAGCACCTTCACCAACGCGGTGGGACGGTTTCTGATGTCAGGCCTTACCACCGGTCGCTACCGCATCCAAGCTCCCAATACGGATGAAACCGCCATCGTAGAGATCCATGAAGGCGAAACCCTCTCCTTCGTGCCGTCCATCGCCCTCCAATAG
- the recF gene encoding DNA replication and repair protein RecF (All proteins in this family for which functions are known are DNA-binding proteins that assist the filamentation of RecA onto DNA for the initiation of recombination or recombinational repair.) → MRIKAAGVSNYRNIEMARLDLSADRVFLVGKNGQGKTNLLESLGYVTSLRAFRARENETLIGPKSAQSEIAYELEHEELGECHAQLRIKKKGKEVVLDGEAIRRASDFVGRFPTVVLSSEDLSIVRGSPGGRRRFIDTFLCGIDRGYYVALQRYQKCIQERNALLKRGADASLLGPFERELIEPALEVIRKREKAIEELGELALDFYERLSGSSEAIGMGYRANVQPKDAEGYRELLARNLKRDQILQSTSKGPHRDDFELTLNERAAADFASDGQQRSIALSLAFAIIAYWRQRIGICPVLLVDDVLGELDPDRKKRFWEALDSGIQLIATGTELPSADGGSPWKVYRVSEGRFEVA, encoded by the coding sequence ATGCGAATCAAAGCGGCAGGCGTATCCAACTATCGGAACATCGAGATGGCTCGACTGGATCTCTCCGCGGACCGGGTCTTTCTGGTGGGCAAGAACGGACAGGGGAAAACGAACCTCCTGGAATCTCTCGGCTACGTGACCTCGCTGCGGGCCTTTCGAGCTCGGGAAAACGAGACGTTGATCGGGCCGAAGAGCGCTCAATCGGAAATCGCCTACGAGCTGGAACACGAGGAGCTTGGCGAGTGCCACGCCCAATTGCGAATCAAGAAAAAGGGCAAGGAAGTGGTTCTCGACGGGGAGGCGATCCGCAGAGCATCCGATTTTGTGGGACGGTTTCCTACCGTAGTGCTTTCCTCGGAAGATCTGAGCATCGTGCGTGGCTCGCCGGGCGGGCGTCGCCGTTTTATCGATACGTTTTTATGCGGCATCGATCGCGGATATTACGTGGCTCTGCAGCGCTACCAGAAGTGTATCCAAGAACGCAACGCCTTGCTAAAGCGCGGGGCTGACGCCAGCTTGCTCGGTCCCTTCGAACGCGAATTGATCGAGCCGGCCTTGGAGGTCATTCGAAAGCGAGAGAAGGCCATCGAGGAGCTCGGGGAGCTCGCTCTCGACTTCTACGAACGTCTGTCGGGTTCTAGCGAAGCGATCGGAATGGGCTACCGAGCCAACGTGCAACCGAAAGACGCGGAAGGCTACCGGGAGTTGTTGGCTAGAAACCTGAAGCGTGACCAGATCCTGCAAAGCACCAGCAAAGGTCCGCATCGCGACGATTTCGAGCTCACCCTGAACGAGCGGGCGGCGGCGGATTTCGCATCCGATGGTCAGCAACGTAGCATCGCGTTGTCACTCGCATTCGCCATCATCGCCTACTGGCGCCAGCGCATCGGGATCTGTCCGGTACTGCTGGTGGACGACGTGCTAGGCGAGCTGGATCCTGACCGGAAAAAACGCTTCTGGGAGGCGTTGGATTCGGGTATCCAATTGATTGCGACAGGAACGGAGCTGCCAAGCGCGGATGGCGGTTCGCCGTGGAAAGTCTATCGCGTCAGCGAGGGGCGATTCGAAGTGGCGTAA